The Macadamia integrifolia cultivar HAES 741 chromosome 3, SCU_Mint_v3, whole genome shotgun sequence genome segment ACAATGCCTGCTTTTCCAtatataggagagagagagagagagagagagagagagagagagagagagagagagagagagagagagagagagagagagagagaggtttatCTGTTTGATCGATCCAGCCCACCACCTCCTTGAATTTCAATGGATTCAATCTTGTCAGGGAGGATCTTGGGAAGTAAGTTGTGTGCACCAAGGTTTGCAGCCTTGAAAATCCTAGCAGGAGGGATTGGGAAATTAAACTCATTCTAATGGTGGTCATTGCAAAAAATACGAAACCTAAAAGGATGATGCAGAGAGGAAATAATAAATTGTCAATAGGGACAGCGGTGGAGATGATGAGAACCATTGAAACCTGAAACCTCCATGTAGTTGATATCAAATAAGATGTGGCCCCAAATTAAtaatctaaataaaaaaaaaaaataactttaaCGATAGGTAGGGAAGGGAAGTAGATAACAGTTAGGAGGCTTGAAATCTAGATCACCTGGTGAACATGGATTTTTTGCATACCACAACTCACTAACTGGGCTAGACAGACTTCAACTTGGAAAGGAAGAGAACTCATAGTTTGAATTTGACCATATGGCGGTGGGGTGTGGGAACAGTCTATTTTGTCTTTTCAAAATAGATAAAGCCAGTCAAAACCAGAGAAAACCATGAATCGGAAAAGGAGTGGACCTGATTTTTTCTGGTTCAATTTACTGGGGTTCCTCATTCAACATTGGATGTGAGTAACCCGATATAAAGAGGGTATCCGAATGCATATAAATCTCAACATTGGGCTACTCACATCTGGGATCATTAATTCCTCCTTCCACATGAACACTAACATAATCATCCATTTTGGCCTGATTTAGTATTCAATGTTTGTCTAATTCAGTTGATCAACCATTGTTCTAGTTTCTATAACTATGGCCTGCATTCCATATGCGAATCAAGATGTGAATATCCAATTTCTTGATATTTAATATTGTAAGAAGCTCAGCTCATCTATAGAGAATGCAACCTCTAATTTCCACATCCAATGGAAATTTAATGTAAGACAGCTCATTTTAATGTTATCATATAAGCtttttcaataagaaaatttttttatatatgggTCTTTGGTGATAACAAAGTTATTTCTCCCAATAAAACATGATAAATggacaaaattatttttaatatatattatcATAGAGTTTGACTTAGTCAATGATGATAATGTAAAATATGACATTTTTGTGGATCCAGTGAGCCaacttgtttattcttatcATGTTATTTGTTCTAAATTAgaaatttttattcataaaattagtCAATTCTAGAAGCCACCTTATTAGGATACTGTTAAGAGTCAATAATGGGACTTGATATGTCTTGATCATTATTTATAGGATTTATAGGTTGATGGcaaaacataacaataataataataataataataataataataataataataataataataataataataattatgaatACATAACTATGATAACTATGAATACATGAGGGGTCATTGACATATAATGGAGTAGTAGATAGTTGAATGATAAAATTTGACATGGAAATTTGATGCCGtttgtttaaataaaaacaaagaagaagctcTAGATGCTAATTTGTCTGCCTCAACATTTAGCCTTCGGAGAATGTATCAAAACTCTATTTTCACAAATAGaagagctaaaaaaaaaaaaaagtccttaAAGAAGATGTTAGAAGCCCAGTCCAACGCAGAAGCAGAGTTGTTTAGACCCTTTATCatttctctctttattctcaTAATTCCCATATATGGCTGTTTCAGTTTTTCCCCAGTTGTCTTGTTAATCTCTTCTATGTTTAAGATGCATATTTTATTGATATATTTTGATAAACTTTTCACCTTCTTGTGCAGTAAAACATTTCGAAGAGTGATGTAAGTGATTTAGACTTGACTGTGGCACTTGATTATTCTGTTCTAATTATTAcggaacagttcaaggaatgATGTAAGTGGTTCAACCTCTTCTGAAAATGAGTTCGATGTTTATCCAattcaattaaaagaagaaaattcaaaaatttattatcatgaaattaatagatttttattatcttcttgTGTAACAAAACATTTCTAAAAGGTCTCCCTTTATTAAGCacaatcaaaaaagaaaaaggcacaAACACAATGGATGACTTCTTGATATTGAGCCACTAATAGCTCTATTGATTTAATAGAGTAATGAAAGAGACTCCTTAAGCATAGGCATCTGGGTTCTGCAAGAGGTAACCTTCCACCATCTTGAAAGTTCCGACGGCCATGTCTTTGCCCATCTGGATTTCATCTTCACCCATTGTGTAGTCACCAATAGTGTAAAACTCAGAAGTAGTCTTAATGATTGATCCCCCATCTGCAGAGGCCACGAACTGAACTGTATCAACAACCTTTTCAATCTTTTCCCCTATTACAGCACCTTCGATCAGAGTAAACTTGCACTTAAAATTTTGTTCATCAACTTCATTGATCCGATGCTTGATGAAGTCAAAAGGGCCATCTGcatattaaataaagaaaattttcttatatttttgtcCTTGAAAAGTTGTTACACCACTCCATTTACTACACtacaaaataaaagataaaatagaagaaaatgaatgagagagagagagagagaggggacaaACCATCGGCCAAGTTGATTTGTTTGATGGATCCAGCCCCACCATCTCCTTGAATTTCAATGGATTTGATCTTGTCAGGGACGATCTTGGGAAGTAGGTTGTGTGCATCAAGGATTGCAGCCTTGAAAAGCCTAGCAGGAGGGATTGGGCAACTGAACTCATTGCTAATGGTAGTCACAGCCATTTTTCGCTAAAGCAAGAAACTGatgcaaagaagaaagaagggaataaAATCTCAATAGGGACAACCTTAATGGTGGGTTGGTGTGATGTCTTAGTGCCTAGTAGTGGTGGAGATGATGAGAACTGATTGAGGGAGGTGGTATTTATAGATCAATGAGGTCAGGAATTGTTTGGTCTGAACGATACCCCCATGTGATCTTCATGGTTGACATAAAATTGTATGTGGCTCCATTATTTATCTAAATTTTAAAAACTTCAACTTGGAAAGGATGAAGAGAACACCAAGTTTGAATTTGACCATATAATTGGAGATGAGGATGGGGGATGTGAGATGGAGGATGGGGGTGGGGAGTAAAACAATCCATTTCGTCCTACTCAAAATGGACAAAAACGGTCAAAACCAGAGAAAAACATTAAATTAGTTAAGGACCATTCTTAATTTCCTGGTTCAATCAGCCATTTTGGTCTTCAGTCTCTAGTTTATAAAATTGAACCAGATATCAAACCGTTTAAGAATCGAGCTGTTAGAtgtttttcataaaattatttatatgCGTCTGAtgtggtatgatttctatttcaatttcagtttgattttcaTTAACCAGTCAacaaaaagatatttttttttcaagaaattgGAATGTTTGGTTGTTTGGTTGCATCCATCTAAAATCAAGGATaaaactccatttttttttttttttatatgaacagaaaaaaaaaatatatatatatatatatatattaaagtaCGTTAATGAAGTTCATACATATTACCTATTGGAGTGCGGATGATAGTAGTAGTCTTTGCCCAATATTTTACATATGACACCCTTTCATCATTGGGTTTAAATTTAAAACGCACTTGGTTGGTAGTTTTATATACATTCAGAAGTAATGGAAAAATACTAAGAGGCCATGAGAGGGGGTTGGGGGATTTCAATAGGCTTCCAACAGATGGATCATCACTCCACACCTCCTCGATCTTCCATTCTGCTTGGTCGGCTATGTTTAACCCATGGAGGAGCACCCTCGCATTAGCTTCAATGTGGTATCCTGTTGTCACATAGTTAGCCATAAGTGAGATACATCTGTTAGTTTGAAATATGCAGTATGCCCATCCGATTATATTGTGGGGGTTTGATTTATAGGTTGAGCAGATTGATATATATTTACTATTTGTCCGGTTAGGTGATGGGGGGGTGGTCCGTGTGTGGAGTGGGGTCTAACTTTGATGGGGTAGTCTCATCTAGGTGGGTCCACCTGATGATATTATGAATTATTTCCTTGGGGTTTGGTGCAATATTACCTTGAACCACCTTGTTCCTATGACTCCATATGAAATAGCAGCCTATGATAAGGAGTTAAATAGAAGTTTTTTGTTTGATCAGCCGATAGTGTTTGTATGAAACCAATACATGAGAAAAGCATTCAAGGAGGTGATGAATTTGGGTAGCTGATCAGGTAGGAGCCCCAGTAGACATGTCGTTTATATTCTCTTGGTGAATTCACAGGATGAAAAAAGGTGCCACACAGACTCTGTTTGCTACTGACATAGGTCGCATGTTGGGTCGATCGTCATCCAATGCTACAGCCTATCCTTAGTTGGGATTCCTCCTTGAGTCATTCTCCAGAAGAACAATTTGAATTTCGGGTGGATGCTCAGTTTCCAGAAGAATCGCCACCATTGCGAGCATAGTGATGAGCGATCACACCTGTCGGAGTTCTCATTGGTGTCAATATGATATTCATTGATGAGGAATTTAACTGCCATTTAACTGTGATTTCTCCTATGGGGGAAAGGGGGCACCACCAATAGTCCGGTGTTGTATTAGAAATGGGGATAAACATGATGCTGGGTAAGGCTGATCTTGGTATTAGGTTTGCCAAGAGTTGAGGGTTCCAAGATGAATTGGTTATGGCTTTATGGACTGATGATAAATGAGGAGAGGTTTGGGACAGTGGGGTAAGTTCTGGGTACTGTGGGACCCAGGGGTCAAACTAGAACGACGTGTCTCTTTCATTTCCAATTTTCCTGATAACTAATTTTTTGAGTGTGGATAAAATACTTACTAGGTTGTTCCATATCGGTGGTCCTCTGGAGTTGAGTGTTTAGGGTGGAAGACTGACCTGTTGTGAAAGTATTTTGATTTAAGCACCTAGCCCCACACAGTAGTATCTTTTGATAAAAGTCGCTATCCGAGCTTGACGAGCATTCCTTTATTTTGTATTTCGGTCCTTCTTAATCCCAGTCCTCCTTGATCCTTTGGAGAGCAAACTTTTTCCCATCCTATGAGGCGTGCTTTTCTTGTTGTTCTGCTATCGCCATTCCAAAAGCTGAGTTGGATAGAATCTTACTGTTTGCATACATACTTTGGGAATGCGAAGCATGACCTTTGGTGTGTTGGGGTGGCAGCCAACACTGATTGAATGAGAGTTGTTCTACCTGCATAGGATAACAGATTGGCTTTCCACAAGGAGAGTTTCTTTTGCATCCTTTGGACTAAAAAATCCCATTTATGCCTTGTGTTTCTGCCTAAAAATAAATTGGTTTCTAAGTACGTACTAGCCCGGTCCATCTCTTTGACATTCAGTATGCCTCTAATGAAGCCCCACTCCACTTTATCATAGGCTTTGGCCATATCCAGCTTGAGGGCAACAAAACCAGTTTTACCTTTGACACGCTTAAGGTGGTGGAAGATGTCATGGGCTACAATAATGTTGTCTGAGATTTGATGACCAGGAACAAAAGCCGCCTGAAATGGGGAGATGATCCGATGGATTACACCTTTTAGTCGGGAGGCCAGAATTTTGGCAATAATCTTATAAGAGACATTACAAAGACTGATGGGTCTAAACTCTTCAAGTCGTACGGTTGAGTCTTTCTTTGGGATGAGGTGAATGAGTGAGTGGTTTGTTCCTGGGGGGAGATAGATTTTGATAGAAGAAATGGCAAGTGGACTGGTAAATGTCAGTCTTTATTAGGTCCcaaattttttgttaaaaaaacgCTTGGAAGCCTTCCGGTCCAGGGGCCTTGTAGGGTCCTATAAAAAAGACTGGTTACTTTATCTCCTCCAGGGAAGGGAGGTTAGTGAGGGAGGGGATGTCCGTTGCGGTTATACAAGGGGGAAAGAGAGACTTAATGATTGAAAAACCTCGAGGATTGGATGTTGTGAAAAGTTTCGAGAGGAATGAGGTGAACTCATTCGCAATTGCCCCTGGTTCATAGAGAATGTTTCCGGAGTTTGCCTGGATGTGGTCAATTTCTGAATAAAAACTCCATTTGGTAGTTTAATTTATGCGAATAAATTTTGTATAGGTTTTTTAGGGGAGGGTAGAGCTGGCATTGGAGGGCAGGGTTgggaaggtggtggtggtgattggTGGTCATGGTTTCAAAATATCGGATTGggattggtatcggtatcgatccTGAGTCTTTcccaatccaataccaatccaTTGGTACGACCAAGGGGATACCCAAGATTAGAAACATTGGTTAAATTGTATTATGCCCATGTAAACTAAGTCCAATTAATTAAATGGGTGCAGCCCTTGAAAttggtcaagcccgattaaaccTGACCGAGATcgatcaattgacacccctacattttGTTGCCTAGTGTTGATCCAATTCAGCTGATCAGCCACCGATCTGGTTTCTATAACTATGGCCTAAATGTTGGCTTAAATTCCATATGCGAATCAAGTGTAAATATCTGATTTCTTAGCATTTAATATCGTAAGCAGCTCAGCTCAGCTCTTTTTAATATTGTTATATAAGTTACCATAAAATATGCCATTTTTTGTGGATCCAATAAGGGAACATGTTTAATTCTTCTTTATCATGTTACTTGTTCTATATTagagatttttattattaataaaattaatATTCTAGAAGCTGTGAATAAAACTCATATTCTGGAAGCGGTCCTAGGTCAATGTTAGAGATAATTACAGGAATTGACTGGTCTGATCATTATTTATGGAGATTGGTTTCAATAGATGACAACACACGGCCAAGGTAAGCTATTTAATCTCAATCTATTTCTTGGTATGCAGTTTAAGATTGGATCTCCATGAAGATTTTCTTGAACTTTATAAGATGGAAGATTTCTCATTATTTTCATGAAGCAAATTATAGAGCAGATTTTCTCgttaaaaatgcaaaaaaaaatctggTCTTTCGGACATCAATATCACGTTGACATCTCACATTTGTTCAGAGATTGTCCATGATACTGAATCGAGACCTAGGTTTCGATCtagttaaattttttattgatttattctCCCTTACTGATGCCCATGCCAAAAGTGAGAGTTTGTAAATCAAATTCTAgagttgtatttatttttattattttcttaataaaatttctgatctttagtaaagaaaattaaaaaaaaaaaaaacacatggcTAAATTAGATGTCTAAACAAAGAACGAATAAAAGAAATTAACAGCCAATGATTGAGCTGTAAACAGCTATTTGCAAGTAAGAGCCCATCACAAGGGTGGGGCCTGGTTGTTTCACAACACAAGTAAAAGCAAAGCCCCTTTACGCCAAAAACACATCAAAGGTTTCTAAAGGGGCAAGTAAATTTGTATAAGTGTCACAAAACAACAATATTTTGATGTCCAGCTTCCAAATAACCCATGTCATACACGACCATTACATCACAACGTCTAATACTTTTGTGATTTCTGGAAATATCACATGCAGTttagacttaaaaaaaaaaatatatatatatatatatatacacacacttGTATTCATGATATTAACGTCAATCGCGTAAGTAAATTAGGCTCGAGTCATGAAGATTGGGGTGTCAACATCTTTTCCAAATTATACCTTGAACATATTTGGAGTTAAATTATGGGTCCTAGGCCTTAACTTAGGTGGCAACTCCTTAAATGTCtgtcttatttcttttccttctgaAAGCTCGAGAGTTGATGATTTTCTCCTAAAGAGATGGTTCTCACAAGACCTAACTTTGTATTCAACAAGCCATATATTCGCTTCAATCAATCTCTTATTATTCCCATATCTTTGCCTCttcaggatttcttcaattgtttGTTAAAGGGGCGTGCTTGGTCCAATGGTAAGGGAGTaatgttgcgacctggtggtcaagaGATCAAAACAATCTCTCAACATTCTTCAGGTAAGGCTGTGTTCCCCCCAAGACCTTGAACatgcaggagccttgtgcattgagtATACCCATTAAATTATTCATTATgtggtttcttttttctcaatctAATCTTGATTGTGGGAGTTGGTTTTCTTGTTCTAAATGTTAAAGGAGTGATGTAAATGGTTCAATCTCTTCTGAAAATAAGTATGATGTTTATCTTAtccaattaaaagaagaatCCAAAAGTTAATTATCAtgagatagattttttttttctttttttcttttttttcactaaaaattcAACTTTGtattaaaaggggaaaaaaaaaatgaagagaataTATCAAGAAACTGAAGAGCTAAAACCCCCACCAATGCCATCAGCAAGAGCACTCAACAGCCACTAATAAAACCGATACCGAGGTCTATCTTGAGCATCCCTAATTACCTCTTCCTGAATATGATATGGAAGATTTGGAGAAGTTTCTAACAGACCTGATTTAGCAAGGAAATCAGAAATAACATTAGCTTCTCTAAAATAATGTGTTAACTTCCATGAGATAACATGAACATAGTGATAAAGCACTCCACTCTTGTAGGACAAACTATGGAATGATATTAGCCTACACCATTGCCACTACTGACTCTGAATCAGTCTCAATCCATAAAGCCTCAACTCCACTGATTTTTACTCTCCATATTCCTTCTACCATCCCTTTTAATTCACCCATATAATTTGattgaattcctaagaaaatattaaaagagTCAACAATGACTCCCTTGTGGTCTCGAAGAATACTTGCTGCACCAGCTCGTCCTGGGTTACCCAATGAACAACCATTGACATTCAATTTATACCAACCAACCATTTGAACGCACCAATGTACTTCAAGGATAGGAATTTTTTCCTTTGGGAGACCTTGCAATCCCAGATTTCTGCAATAAACTAGATCAttagcacattttttttttttttcatttttgtgcaATCTAACATTTCTAATAAATCCCCTTTTATTAATCACAACCAAATCCTTAATATCTATTGACCAACAACttacctcccccccccccccccccctccttcctaaatttaaaaaaggaaaacaaacacAATGGATGACTTCTTGATGTTGATCCATAATGGCTCTATTAATGTTATAGAGTAACTAAAGAGACTCTTTAACCCtttaaccatatgcatctaaaTTCTACAAGAGGTAACCTTCCACCATCTTGAACGTTCCAATTGCCATGTCCTTGCCCATCTCACCCATCGTGTGGTCATCAATAGTGTAAAACTCATAAGTAGCCTTATAGATTTACAGGCCACAAACTGAACTATATCAACAACCTTTTCAATCTTTTCTCCTATTACAGCACATTCGATCAAAGTAAATTTGCACTCAAAATTTTGTTCGTCAAGTTCATCAGTCCGATGCTTGATGAAGTCAAAATGGCCATCTGCCCgttaaatgaagaagaaaaaaatgttatatCTTTGCCCATGAAATGATTCCACTATTTCAATACAAAACAAAGAAGTTTATACAGTCGTTGATCAAAAAAAGTAGGAGTCGTTGTTAAACTTTACATTCTTTTTTAgtttgataaaagaaaaaaaaaccactgaAACTAAAacgtttttgttcttttctattatatttttaCTTCAGTCAATTTTACATCGATAAAAATGGGGCCTTAATAAATAGGAGTGAGTTTTCCTTCAACATTCTCATTCACTGCGATAGGTTCAGATGCACGTGAGATATTGGGAGGGTATTTTGAGGaacattgtttgagatttaaaatgtaaccacaagtgtacggatcagtgtagctacggatCGAACAaagggagaacaaccactttatttttttatttcttttaataatgcgaaagtgaaccgattaatggttgtgatctaattctaattaccatcctaaacatatgtatctaaaataacgtcctaaccattcgtcatctaagaatttaaagacgcaagccacgtaattaaaattaaataaataaatagctgaaaataaataacccacacaattaaaaaaataataataaaggggaaaaaatgctgaaataaaaataaagtaaaagaaaggggataaagctagagagagactcactagtaggtttctctacttagcccgagggatgcatcataatatgagcttccctacttgaccagagagtcactcttacaagggttactctatttgactttagggaaaaagagacaattaaaataaaagcaataaattgatggttctatggctaggaggggcaaagccaacacatacactagccatgaaccctgggggaaagggatagcaataatgtaacgactgaaattaaaatcctaaattaagaaa includes the following:
- the LOC122073552 gene encoding major allergen Pru ar 1-like isoform X1, encoding MAVTTISNEFSCPIPPARLFKAAILDAHNLLPKIVPDKIKSIEIQGDGGAGSIKQINLADDGPFDFIKHRINEVDEQNFKCKFTLIEGAVIGEKIEKVVDTVQFVASADGGSIIKTTSEFYTIGDYTMGEDEIQMGKDMAVGTFKMVEGYLLQNPDAYA
- the LOC122073552 gene encoding major allergen Pru ar 1-like isoform X3; the protein is MAVTTISNEFSCPIPPARLFKAAILDAHNLLPKIVPDKIKSIEIQGDGGAGSIKQINLADDGPFDFIKHRINEVDEQNFKCKFTLIEGAVIGEKIEKVVDTVQFVASADGGSIIKTTSEFYTIGDYTMGEDEIQMGKDMAVGTFKMVEGYLLQNPDAYA